In Stanieria sp. NIES-3757, the DNA window GGCAAAATTTTTGGTAAATTTAAATGTTTTGATTTCATAATCTATATTTTCCAAATAACAACAAAATATTGAGATCGATAACCTGAAAAGTCTCAAACATAACAACATTATTACAGTTGTGTTTTGATTAAATCGATCTGTTTATCTATAACAGTTTTATATTTACTAATTTTTTTTAGTTTGGCATCGCTCTTGAGTTATAAAAAAAATTAAGTTTTTTGTTTATTTCTAGCGAAATGAATAGTTGTAGACAATGAAAACAAAATTTATTTTTAAAAATATCTATTTGCTCTATGCAGATATACTTAACAAATAAATAATTTTTGAGGAAAAATTTAATTAAAATTTAAAAGGTGTCTAAATTTTGCTTTTCTAGACTTGAGTAGAACAAATAAATTCTATCTATTGGTTGATTTTTAATAGATTTTAAATCTTATATCTTATCGATTGAAAAGATATTAACCAGAGATAGATTTAAAAATTATTTTTTATTCATAAATTAATCAATATTTTCTTAAAAAATAAAAAACGATTTGCTCCAAGAATTTTTATCAATCTGATGAATTACCAAGAATCAATTGCAGCAGCATGGGCAAAAATTGAAGGATTAATTGATGGTTTCATTGTCCTGGTTCCGAATCTTGTTTTAGCTGCGATCGTTTTCGTCGTGTTTTTTTTCACCGCCAGATGGTTAAAGATACTTGTTAAGCGTCTTACCCGCAGGCATCGACAAGCGAGAAATTTGGGAATGGTGCTAGGACGTTTAGCACAAGGAACCGTTATCCTCATTGGGTTATTTGTCGCTTTGTCAATCATTATTCCTACCTTTAGAGCAGGAGATTTAATACAACTGCTCGGTATTAGTGGTGTTGCTATTGGTTTTGCTTTCCGTGACATATTACAGAATTTTCTGGCTGGAATTTTGATTCTTTTAACCGAACCTTTTCGGATTGACGATCAGATTGTTTTTAAAGATTATGAAGGCACGGTCGAAAATATTGAAACTCGCGCAACAACAATTAGAACCTACGATGGTCGCAGAATTGTAATTCCTAATTCAGAATTGTTCACTAATTCGGTGACGGTTAATACCGCTTTTGAGTCTCGCCGAATGGAATACGATGTTGGAATTGGCTACGGCGACGATCTCGATCGCGCTAAACAGTTAATTCTCGAAGCAGTGGACAGTGTAGAGACAACACTTAAAGAGCCTCCTCCCGATGTACTAGTAGTCGATCTGGCTGAAAGTACTGTCAATATCCGTGCTAGATGGTGGATTAAACCACCGCGACGAGCAGACGATCTCGAAGCACGAGATCGAGTTTTGGCTGCCATCAAGAATAATTTGACAGCTAACGGAATCGATCTACCCTTTCCCACCCAACAAATTTTATTCCACGATCAAACCGAAGCAACAGATGGCGATCGCTCTCGTCAAAGAGAAGGTTGGCCTGCTGGCAACCAAGAAGTCCCCCAACCCCGCAATATTAGCAGTTCTCTTCAACAATTTGCACAAATGCGTTCATCAAAAAACGGTAAGAGTGGCAGCACAAAGCAGACGAACTTAAACGATCGCGATGAACGATAATGAAAAATGTCAAACTCGGTAAACTTTGGTACTCGCTCCACTCTAGTTATTGGTTTTTGCCAACCATCTTTGCAATAATTGCGATCGCGCTTGCCTTTACGATGTTGTGGCTCGATCGCCAGGGGTATTACGGGCCATTGGAAAAATGGGGTTGGATCTATACTGGCGGAGCCAATGGAGCGAGGGAAGTGCTTTCATCTGTATCGAGTTCTACCATTGGTATTGCTGCTACCGCCTTTTCCATTACTATTGTGGCTCTTCAGTTAGCAGCATCTAATTTTGGGCCCAGGCTGCTGCGTAATTTTATGCAGGATACGGGTAATCAGATTGTTTTGGGAACATTTATCAGTACGTTCATTTATTCATTGCTAGTACTGCGGACTATCCGTGGAGATGGAGATGGTTACGATCGATTTGTCCCGCAACTTTCGGTTACAGTAGGTTTGCTACTCGCGATCGCCTCAATTGGGGTGTTAATCTATTTTATTCATCATGCTTCTACTATCATTCAAGTGTCCCACGTTATTTGGGAAACTTGTGCCGATCTAGACCATGCTATTGCTCGCCTTTTTCCAGAAAAAATTGGACAAGGTGCATCCACTCAAAATCAACCAGGAGAAGAAATTCCCGTCGATTTCGACTTAAATACTTATGGGATCAGAGCGCAGAGTAATGGTTATTTACAAGCGATCGATGATGAAGAATTGATGAAGCTTGCTTGTCAGCATAATTTATTATTGCGCCTTAACTATCGTCCTGGTCAGTTTATCGTCAAAGGCTGCGAGTTGATCTTGGTCTATCCTAGAGAAAGTATTAATCGCAAGCTAAACCAACGGCTTAAAAATACTGTGATTTTGGGAAAGGAGCGAACCGAGCAACAAGATGTAGAATTTCCTATTGAGCAGTTAGTTGAAATCGCCCTACGCGCTATCTCTCCCGGTATTAACGATCCCTTTACTGCTATTCGTTGTATCGACCGCCTCGGTGCAGGTTTGTCTCACCTTGCTCAAAGAGATTTTCCTTCTCCCTATCGTTACGATAACCATAAAAAGCTTCGTGTAATTGCCGAACGAGTAACGTTTACAGGGTTAGTCGATACTGCCTTTAACCAGATTCGACAGTATGGCAAAAGTGATGTTGCTGTAATGATTCGTTTGTTAGAGGCGATCGCAATGATTGCTCGTTTCACCTCAACCCAAAAAGAACGTGTGGTGTTATTGCGTCATGCCGAGATGATTAAACGCAGTAGCCAGCAAGCCATATCCGAAGAATTAGACAGACAAGATATTGAGGAGCGTTATTTGACGATTAAAAAAGAGTTGTTAGCCAAATGAATTCAACCATCTTG includes these proteins:
- a CDS encoding MscS Mechanosensitive ion channel, whose translation is MNYQESIAAAWAKIEGLIDGFIVLVPNLVLAAIVFVVFFFTARWLKILVKRLTRRHRQARNLGMVLGRLAQGTVILIGLFVALSIIIPTFRAGDLIQLLGISGVAIGFAFRDILQNFLAGILILLTEPFRIDDQIVFKDYEGTVENIETRATTIRTYDGRRIVIPNSELFTNSVTVNTAFESRRMEYDVGIGYGDDLDRAKQLILEAVDSVETTLKEPPPDVLVVDLAESTVNIRARWWIKPPRRADDLEARDRVLAAIKNNLTANGIDLPFPTQQILFHDQTEATDGDRSRQREGWPAGNQEVPQPRNISSSLQQFAQMRSSKNGKSGSTKQTNLNDRDER